The proteins below are encoded in one region of Epinephelus lanceolatus isolate andai-2023 chromosome 7, ASM4190304v1, whole genome shotgun sequence:
- the kdm2ab gene encoding lysine-specific demethylase 2A — MEDPHTRYSKRLRTGTRRRYQDDGISDDEIEGKRMFDLDEKLQCTRFNSDLIKHMEGKDFTFEYIQREGLRDPIIFDTTEGLGIQMPDPDFSVSDVKLFVGSRRIVDVMDVNTQKGIEMSMAQWRRYYETPPSEREKLYNVISLEFSHTRLENLVKRPASVDLIDWVDNMWPRHLKERQRDSTNAIIDMHYPKVQKYCLMSVQGCFTDFHIDFGGTSVWYHILRGGKVFWLIPPTPQNLEMYENWVLSGKQGDIFLGDKCHDCQRIELKQGNTFIIPSGWIHAVYTPEDTLVFGGNFLHSFNIPMQLNIYSIEDRTRVPAKFRYPFYYEMCWYVLERYLYCQTNISHLTPEFQKYSLGIGLTPADLETHDHTKNGTSNGVDSDTENKEIKFKEEEVKEEEEEEAAQVTKPRQVLTPFELEGLWNLLGKLEELPAQKKCVPAGIMNPTALLEDMRTLLKEHANDDSKLSYTGEPIVKWPKRPSWYQPPIPPPPVIYRPRLGPTLHKPLGQRSAKRSSISALRRRRVRCKRCAGCCRKECGTCQYCHDMRKFGGPGRMKKGCIMRQCLSPALPNTARCAICGEGESEESNLSSCSLMECSVCSQIAHRQCIKEPGEGKINKDLPSCWECPKCYQGKDSASESSSDEDSDESEGSGSLPPSKLAYREGIGVGEGGSRGKRRRSPSRPTAPPPSQKLLLQHQQSRKRANALELRLKKRIKLERSKIITKQSSLERSPRLLGSRVLSRLRSSTSRLSQGRGRGSTWASGSPYHSSLGGAGSFQQQSSLGLVLEPKGEPRRGRGRGVRLRGGGAGRGIRGGRSPEGLEEEEEEESEDSSSSSTNTSSSDDDEEEERGQNSGRGLDKENRPQSRREGRAAKEREEEGSEMTNQNGAEEDDEEEIEQDSETGGKDGSYLKVTLQRPTRAKRDPSAIVPKLEAIASQTATSTIHNQSRTLARPPIRNRGPRPDQHSNRHTPPHTRSGHTDTRTSHTERVEDSKKMRLSRPAKLSNGASSSSTSELPHLRIPLSALQEGGSEADRENGGSGPGCEREVWVSVFRYLSRADLCVCMAVCKNWYKWCLDKRLWARIDLSIKRTVTPQALTGIIKRQPVTLDLSWTNISKKQLNWLVGRLPGLKDLMVAGCSWSSISALCSSGCPLLRSLDLRYADGVKDSQIRDLVTPPGCDNRSQLRTMQCLRLAGLDITDSTLRLVIRHMPHLTKLDLSHCNSLTDQSINLLTAVGSSTRNTLAELNLGGCSKLTDTCLKYLRRLSCISLLDLRGCKGVSRKACEAFISELSVNTLYCLSDEKLIQRIS; from the exons CGTACAGGTACGCGGCGCCGCTACCAGGACGATGGAATCTCAGATGATGaaatcgaagggaaacgaatgTTCGACCTGGATGAGAAGTTGCAGTGCACCAGGTTTAACAGTGACTTGATCAAACACATGGAGGGTAAAG ATTTCACATTTGAATACATCCAGAGGGAAGGGCTCAGGGACCCCATTATCTTTGATACAACTGAAGGCCTTGGCATACA AATGCCAGACCCTGATTTTAGTGTGAGTGATGTCAAGTTGTTTGTAG GTAGTCGACGCATTGTAGACGTGATGGATGTGAACACCCAGAAGGGAATCGAGATGTCGATGGCTCAGTGGCGACGCTACTATGAGACGCCGCCATCAGAAAGAGAAAAACTCTACAATGTCATCAGCCTGGAGTTCAGCCACACCAGGCTGGAGAATCTTGTCAAACGACCGGCGTCG GTGGACCTTATTGACTGGGTTGACAACATGTGGCCTCGCCATCTcaaggagaggcagagagactcCACTAATGCCATCATAGACATGCATTATCCCAAAGTACAGAA GTACTGTCTCATGAGTGTGCAGGGCTGCTTCACAGATTTCCACATTGACTTTGGAGGCACTTCCGTCTGGTACCACATCCTGCGAGGAGGAAAG GTGTTCTGGCTGATTCCACCCACACCACAGAACCTGGAGATGTATGAGAACTGGGTTTTATCAGGAAAACAGGGCGACATCTTCTTGGGGGACAAGTGTCACGACTGTCAGAGGATAGAGCTCAAGCAAGGCAACACCTTCATAATCCCATCAG GGTGGATCCATGCCGTGTACACCCCAGAGGACACGTTGGTGTTTGGGGGGAACTTCCTCCACAGCTTTAACATCCCCATGCAGCTCAATATCTACAGCATTGAGGATCGCACGCGG GTGCCAGCAAAGTTTCGCTACCCGTTCTACTATGAGATGTGCTGGTACGTCCTGGAGAGATACCTCTACTGTCAGACCAACATCTCCCACCTCACCCCTGAGTTCCAAAAATACTCCCTAGGCATAG GACTGACTCCAGCTGACCTTGAAACCCATGACCACACCAAGAATGGCACCTCCAATGGAGTTGACAGTGACACTGAAAACAAGGAGATCAAGTTCAAGGAAGAAGaagtcaaagaagaagaagaagaggaggccGCTCAAGTTACTAAACCTCGACAGGTCCTGACTCCCTTTGAGTTAGAGGGACTGTGGAACCTCTTGGGGAAACTAGAGGAGCTGCCGGCCCAGAAAAAGTGTGTCCCTGCAGGCATCATGAACCCCACAGCACTGCTCGAAGACATGAGG ACTCTTCTGAAGGAACATGCCAATGATGACTCTAAGCTGTCCTACACTGGAGAGCCTATTGTCAAGTGGCCCAAAAGG CCATCATGGTACCAGCCGCCCATTCCCCCTCCCCCTGTTATTTACCGTCCTCGCCTGGGCCCCACCCTGCACAAGCCTCTGGGCCAGAGGTCCGCCAAACGCTCCTCCATCTCTGCCCTGAGGCGCAGACGGGTGAGGTGCAAGCGCTGCGCCGGCTGCTGCAGGAAGGAGTGCGGCACCTGCCAGTACTGCCATGACATGAGGAAGTTTGGTGGGCCTGGACGCATGAAGAAGGGCTGCATCATGAGGCAGTGTCTATCG CCTGCCTTGCCGAACACAGCGCGATGTGCCATATGTGGAGAAGGAGAATCTGAGGAGTCAAATCTGAGCTCTTGCTCACTTATGGAGTGCTCTGTCTGCTCGCAGATTGCCCATCGTCAGTGCATTAAG GAACCTGGTGAGGGGAAGATCAATAAGGATTTGCCCAGCTGCTGGGAGTGTCCCAAATGTTACCAAGGCAAAGACTCGGCATCAGAG TCTTCCAGCGATGAGGATAGTGATGAGTCGGAGGGCTCAGGCTCCTTGCCACCGTCCAAACTCGCCTACCGGGAAGGCATCGGTGTAGGTGAAGGAGGGAGCCGAGGGAAACGTAGGAGATCCCCGTCCCGACCCACAGCACCACCACCTTCTCAGAAACTGCTACTGCAGCATCAGCAGAGCCGCAAAAGAGCAAATGCACTGGAGCTCAGACTCAAGAAGAGG ATAAAACTAGAGCGCAGCAAAATCATAACG AAACAGTCATCTCTAGAGCGTTCACCCAGGCTGCTGGGCTCCAGGGTGCTGTCCCGGCTGCGCTCCTCAACCAGCAGACTATCTCAGGGCAGAGGCCGGGGCTCCACTTGGGCAAGTGGCTCCCCTTACCACAGCTCTTTAGGAGGGGCCGGGTCCTTTCAGCAACAGTCTTCCCTCGGTCTAGTACTTGAGCCCAAAGGAGAGCCAcgcagagggagggggagaggagtGCGGCTGCGGGGGggaggagcaggaagaggaaTCAGAGGTGGTAGAAGCCCTGAAGgtttggaggaggaggaggaggaggagagcgaggacagcagcagcagcagcaccaacaccagcagcagtgatgatgacgaggaagaggagagggggcAGAACAGTGGGAGGGGATTGGATAAAGAGAACCGGCCACAGTCGAGGCGAGAAGGACGGGCAgccaaagaaagagaagaggaagggagCGAGATGACCAACCAAAACGGTGCGGAGGAGGATGACGAGGAGGAAATAGAGCAGGACAGTGAAACGGGGGGCAAAGATGGTTCATATCTTAAAGTGACACTTCAGCGGCCAACCAGGGCCAAGCGGGACCCATCAGCCATTGTCCCTAAATTAGAAGCCATTGCCTCTCAAACTGCCACTTCCACAATACACAACCAGAGCCGAACCCTCGCCAGACCCCCCATTAGAAACCGTGGCCCCCGTCCCGATCAACACTCCAATAggcacacaccaccacacactcgcagcggacacacagacactcgtACTTCCCACACAGAGAGGGTGGAGGACTCAAAAAAAATGAGGCTGAGCAGGCCGGCCAAACTGAGCAATGGTGCCTCCTCTTCTTCGACGTCTGAGCTTCCCCATCTCCGCATCCCTCTGTCCGCCctgcaggagggagggagcgaaGCAGACAGGGAGAACGGTGGGAGTGGGCCAGGCTGTGAGAGGGAGGTGTGGGTATCTGTCTTCCGTTACTTGAGTCGAGCAGATCTCTGTGTCTGCATGGCTGTCTGCAAGAACTGGTACAAATG GTGTTTAGACAAGCGGCTTTGGGCACGGATTGACCTGAGCATCAAACGCACTGTTACTCCTCAGGCACTAACAGGCATCATAAAGAGACAGCCGGTCACGCTCGATCTCTCCTGGACCAACATCTCTAAAAAACAGCTCAACTGGCTTGTTGGCCGCCTGCCTG GGCTTAAGGATCTAATGGTGGCAGGTTGTTCCTGGTCATCTATTTcagctctctgctcctctggttGCCCTCTCCTCCGTTCTCTGGACCTGCGATATGCAGACGGGGTCAAAGACTCTCAGATCAGGGATCTAGTCACCCCTCCAG GTTGTGACAATCGCAGTCAGTTGCGGACCATGCAGTGTTTGCGACTAGCAGGCCTGGACATCACCGACTCCACTCTGCGCCTGGTGATCCGCCACATGCCCCATTTAACAAAACTGGACCTCTCCCACTGCAATAGCCTCACCGACCAGTCCATCAACCTGCTGACTGCAGTGGGCTCGTCCACACGAAACACACTCGCAGAACTAAACCTGGGAG GTTGCAGTAAACTGACAGACACGTGTCTCAAATATCTCCGCCGCCTCTCTTGCATCTCGCTGCTCGACCTGCGAGGCTGTAAAGGTGTCTCCCGCAAGGCCTGCGAGGCCTTCATCTCCGAGCTGTCAGTCAACACACTCTACTGCCTATCAGATGAAAAACTGATCCAGAGGATATCCTAA
- the ankrd13d gene encoding ankyrin repeat domain-containing protein 13D: MAQEAFPLHFLVWNNQYLELDRELQKKEQDVERLDPRGRTPLELAVCLGHLESTRVLLRHTADPTHNNAQGWTILQEAVSTGDPELVQLVLQYRDFKRATERLAGIPELLSKLRQARDFYVEMKWEFTSWVPLVSKVCPSDVYRVWKSGSCLRVDTTLLGFEHMTWLKGRRSYIFKGGDDGAVVMEVDHEKQVVYTEPLVLSPRDAPSLLAAMQPSQENTAQRLTSPIVSTHLNTRNIAFERNKSGIWGWRSEKSEVVSGYEAKVYSATNVELVTRSRTEHLSDQDKSRSKGSKTPLQSFLGIAEQHTAHNGSNVSQCASPHNPTAITADEYFNPEFNLNGRDIGRPVELTSKVQRFKATLWLSESHPLSLAEQVTPIIDLMAISNAHFAKLRDFITLRLPPGFPVKIEIPLFHVLNARVTFSNLCGCDEPVSSVTVHTPEGSEEAGQAPPPFHCEVDPSVFEPPADYTTLGPGRSEPMRDEDDNLLQFAIQQSLLDAGTESDQVTIWEALTNSRPVPQSPLYEEDTQLERAIQESLSISLASREGDDTADPSQPASLSPSDPAGNSPLSYSQVTDPRLSGHFGVASSFDEQLRIAMELSCREQEEIDRKQKEEEDELERILQLSLTEK; encoded by the exons ATGGCTCAAGAAGCGTTTCCGTTGCATTTTCTGGTGTGGAACAATCAGTATCTGGAGCTGGATCGAGAGCTGCAGAAGAAGGAG CAGGATGTGGAGCGCCTGGATCCGAGAGGGCGCACCCCGCTGGAGCTGGCTGTGTGTCTGGGCCACCTGGAGTCCACCCGGGTGCTGCTCAGACACACCGCAGACCCGACACACAACAACGCGCAGGGCTGGACCA TCTTGCAGGAGGCCGTGAGCACCGGGGACCCTGAGCTGGTTCAGCTGGTGCTTCAGTACAGAGACTTCAAACGTGCCACTGAGAGATTGGCGGGCATCCCAGAGCTGCTCAGCAAGCTAAGACAG GCAAGGGACTTCTATGTGGAGATGAAGTGGGAGTTCACCAGTTGGG TGCCCTTGGTGTCGAAGGTGTGTCCTAGTGATGTCTACCGGGTGTGGAAGAGCGGCTCGTGCCTCCGTGTGGACACCACCCTCCTGGGCTTCGAACACATGACCTGGCTGAAAGGACGGCGCAGCTATATCTTCAAGGGCGGAG ATGACGGTGCTGTGGTGATGGAGGTGGACCATGAGAAGCAGGTGGTGTACACAGAGCCACTTGTGTTGTCTCCCCGCGATGCGCCCTCCCTCCTGGCAGCCATGCAGCCGTCGCAGGAGAACACAGCCCAGAGACTCACATCGCCCATCGTCTCCACACACCTCAACACACGCAACATTGCCTTCGAACG GAACAAGTCAGGAATCTGGGGCTGGCGTTCTGAGAAGAGTGAGGTGGTCAGTGGGTATGAAGCCAAG GTTTACAGTGCCACCAATGTGGAGCTGGTGACTCGTTCAAGGACAGAGCATCTATCAGACCAGGATAAGTCAAGAAGCAAAG GCTCAAAGACTCCTCTGCAGTCCTTCCTGGGGATTGCTGAACAACACACAGCTCACAATGGG AGTAATGTGTCCCAGTGTGCCAGTCCTCACAACCCCACAGCCATCACAGCCGATGAGTACTTCAACCCAGAGTTCAACCTGAACGGCCGGGACATCGGGCGTCCCGTCGAGCTTACCAGTAAAGTCCAGAG GTTTAAAGCCACACTGTGGTTGAGTGAGAGTCACCCTCTGTCCCTGGCCGAGCAGGTGACACCCATCATCGACCTCATGGCCATCTCAAATGCCCACTTTGCCAAGCTACGTGACTTCATCACCCTGCGCCTGCCGCCAGGCTTTCCTGTCAAGATAG AGATCCCCCTGTTTCATGTGTTGAATGCCAGAGTGACGTTCAGTAACCTGTGTGGCTGCGACGAGCCGGTTAGCTCTGTGACGGTTCACACACCAGAGGGCTCCGAAGAAGCTG GTCAGGCTCCCCCTCCCTTCCACTGTGAAGTGGACCCCTCAGTGTTTGAGCCACCCGCAGACTACACCACCCTCGGTCCAGGCCGCAGCGAGCCAATGAGGGATGAGGATGACAACCTGCTACAGTTTGCCATCCAGCAGAGCCTGCTGGACGCCGGCACAGAGAGTGACCAG gtGACCATCTGGGAGGCCCTGACCAACAGCCGCCCGGTGCCCCAGTCTCCGCTGTACGAGGAAGACACTCAGCTGGAGAG GGCAATCCAGGAGTCCCTGTCCATCTCACTGGccagcagagagggagatgaCACAGCTGACCCCAGCCAGCCCGCCTCTCTCTCCCCATCAGACCCCGCGGGCAACTCCCCGCTCTCCTACAGTCAAGTGACCGATCCGCGGTTGTCAGGACACTTTGGTGTGGCGTCAAGCTTTGATGAGCAGCTGCGTATTGCCATGGAGCTGTCGTGCCGGGAGCAGGAGGAGATTGACAG GAAgcagaaggaggaagaggatgagctGGAAAGGATCCTGCAGCTGTCACTCACCGAGAAGTAa
- the LOC144463824 gene encoding uncharacterized protein LOC144463824, which produces MCHRCSACCLSHLRGSDDGDDDDDVRPLNSLFSSCDEIKDSFCLVPIISICRACEQAAEGEFSSQAEPQRGSGHGGKLLLLACVLFVLLAVSFLMGSVGKGDSDAQDYDADVFLPSKALWLLGCLLSWTVWSLLRLLQVFLWLIKGLLWFISISVSPLCRCVSFLQSCALLLLHYTCDAVFFATNCPAYVYSMLLSVVSLHNVYLILILILTRL; this is translated from the exons ATGTGCCACCGCTGTTCAGCCTGTTGTCTCAGCCACCTGAGGGGctctgatgatggtgatgatgatgatgatgttcgTCCACTGAATTCATTATTTAGCAGCTGTGATGAGATCAAAGACTCGTTCTGTCTGGTTCCCATTATCAGCATCTGCAGGGCGTGTGAGCAGGCAGCAGAGGGCGAGTTCTCCTCACAG GCTGAGCCACAGAGAGGGAGTGGGCATGGAGGGAAGTTGCTGCTGTTGGCCTGTGTGCTCTTTGTCCTCCTGGCAGTCAGTTTCCTCA TGGGATCAGTTGGAAAGGGAGACAGTGATGCACAAGACTAT GATGCTGATGTCTTTCTTCCATCCAAAGCTCTGTGGTTGTTGGGATGTCTGCTGTCCTGGACTGTTTGGTCGCTCCTGCGTCTCCTCCAGGTGTTCCTCTGGTTGATCAAAGGCCTGCTGTGGTTCATCTCCATCTCTGTGTCCCCACTGTGTCGCTGTGTGTCGTTCCTCCAGTCCTgtgccctgctgctgctgcattacACGTGCGatgctgtgttttttgcaaCCAACTGTCCTGCATACGTTTACAGCATGCTCCTCAGTGTTGTCTCACTGCACAATgtttatttgattttgattttgattttgaccagGCTTTAA
- the LOC117261496 gene encoding signal-transducing adaptor protein 1-like: protein MSMPVRVVYKRRATITDLPLYYSGHLLKKLSKEKDFKKYYGELRGATLFLYKDDTQDTYTEKLDLVHLKSMELDSPYQRKTPTIFTLTLPTAQVQLKMDNSDTGEEWRGYILTVVKKEIPSTLQLLPGQMLLLQDVLDQEKKRRPPSPRPALPPRPAFLRTAFPAPSPSPPKDKPDSSAPELPACFFNVTRQEAEHMLEANPEYGGIILRPSTLANNYALTLRQLTPSGPVMKNYRVTSTNSGFVIELDRPVTVSSLNNVLKYFLEKTEYRLHPYMASQPYDTRIEVSPAPKCISITSPTPKTVPKAQVAPMLRSQTKAELPPPSAEPVGGEYVIPDEHEQKLVQLDGELQEVLKMRRDIIYAANDQEQDTTYENHTPEKSQLSTAQKNIKAEAF, encoded by the exons ATGTCTATGCCAGTCAGAGTTGTCTACAAGAGGAGGGCGACCATCACAGATCTGCCTCTCTACTACTCTGGACACTTGCTGAAGAAACTCAGCAAAGAGAAG GATTTTAAGAAGTACTACGGAGAGCTCCGTGGAGCCACGCTCTTTCTGTACAAAGATGACACACAGGACACA TACACAGAGAAGCTGGACCTGGTGCACCTGAAGTCCATGGAGTTAGACTCTCCGTATCAGAGGAAGACACCAACTATCTTCACTCTCACCCTGCCGACAGCGCAGGTGCAGCTAAAG ATGGACAACTCTGACACAGGAGAGGAGTGGAGGGGTTACATCCTGACTGTGGTCAAa AAAGAGATTCCCAGTaccctgcagctgctgcctggCCAGATGTTGCTCCTGCAGGATGTTCTGGATCAGGAGAAGAAAAGACGTCCCCCCTCGCCACGTCCTGCTCTCCCACCCCGTCCAGCCTTCCTCCGCACAGCCTTCCCTGCACCCTCCCCTTCACCGCCCAAAGACAAGCCTGACTCCAGCGCCCCTGAGCTCCCTGC GTGTTTCTTCAATGTGACTCGGCAGGAAGCTGAGCACATGTTAGAGGCAAACCCCGAGTATGGAGGTATCATCCTCCGCCCGTCCACCCTGGCCAACAACTACGCCCTAACCCTCCGACAACTGACGCCCAG TGGACCTGTCATGAAGAACTACAGAGTGACCTCCACAAACTCAGGGTTTGTCATCGAACTGGACAGACCA GTGACCGTCTCCTCCTTAAATAATGTGCTTAAGTACTTCCTTGAGAAGACAGAGTATCGTCTCCATCCCTACATGGCGTCTCAGCCCTACGACACTCGCATCG AGGTGTCACCTGCTCCTAAGTGCATTAGCATCACCTCACCTACACCTAAAACAGTACCCAAGGCACAAGTGGCACCTATGCTGCGTTCACAAACCAAAGCCGAGCTCCCTCCGCCTTCAGCCGAACCAGTGGGGGGTGAATATGTGATTCCTGATGAGCACGAACAAAAGCTCG TTCAGTTGGATGGAGAGCTTCAGGAAGTCTTAAAGATGCGGAGGGATATCATATATGCTGCGAATGACCAGGAGCAGGACACCACCTATGAGAATCACACCCCTGAAAAATCTCAACTGAGCACAGCACAGAAGAACATAAAGGCTGAAGCATTCTGA